In Aciduliprofundum sp. MAR08-339, a single window of DNA contains:
- a CDS encoding DUF835 domain-containing protein — MEKNRGLYSYPIYDTLSYSVLDEIIHFNFIHRFYEILGKEKPIIFVVHSGENYLKRLREKAPYARLIYADRYTDEISLLIKELYTMEKLKVHYLNNYYCEKCDEYYKAHEVKIIEREIKINLVKIRIAKRTYFIGEIESGEEAVGVFIGGEDLILVSFPDEKWLAPGHLRDILIEKLEVPEDKIKKVEKGTLEKINFKSHVILGDGNSRIIRKGDVEELHLKSKIPSYSLIYSFKRVEPIHVCPKCGSVLVEGKIPVLFAEDEEVKIQLSSPSGSYKLPVLHCSNCGHIEYGEKIMDCPVCGGIMERKFMLRPELVAVGAYVHELHHPVDLSFVHIRRVGVQKAIEGMLRLSRGYFFNRSILLSHDLMNEPDEDEECVLLMKRRGKINEEDLRKVRKLKSVVENIVRYVEIYGQSDEYTDVDYWALWKNEEVKRSIVQLVEKGKIEESFDRFYNYVLHDISHFYVPLKRKDPLARKLIKDILTLLYPYLPKFAASLMEKLGIDQIILSFEDYPEIESVEVLRDVITLLREYRERNNIPLREPLKKVVFVSEYAGDINDLRPYIFRVENIIALTAVREWEEMEIEIEPNIEEISAAYRAWAPKISFLLRRKNVKEVMDAMEKGGYTLGVEGFLIKITPKMVRYLKKVPEGYEELKSKYGELYVYTERDASTRRIRLVKEIVRRINSMRKDIEMDFDDLVDVNIYGNSDVIKMVKGYEDEIKQQCLARNVEYYIPEYGYVVEWPIMGYRIIIGINPLFKKWVIKAFKSIPGIDESRAELLFKLGFGSIYELMETKPEELAEISGIPLNMARKIIDYVYSTAFKSKKVKGREYCPFCGAELSQEDEFCPLCGAPIRVKMKEKRMKRGNLYLVIGDLRKMIDSVPEEILSEKKLLITKDNPEEVKKEYDLKNVQTLWISYVPFGKSIKPKEIDKLESEIIRFIEKGGKLILADCFDLLLAINPLDSLMEVLRRIKEKLKEKNAYMFFNIEEIESFELEKIMKYVDGEIR, encoded by the coding sequence GTGGAAAAAAATCGAGGCTTGTATTCGTATCCAATATACGATACACTATCCTATTCTGTATTAGATGAAATTATCCACTTCAATTTTATCCACAGGTTTTACGAAATTCTTGGAAAAGAGAAACCCATAATCTTTGTGGTTCACTCAGGTGAGAATTATCTTAAAAGGTTGAGAGAAAAGGCTCCATATGCTAGGTTAATTTATGCAGACAGATACACTGATGAGATTTCCCTCCTAATAAAGGAACTTTACACCATGGAAAAATTGAAGGTTCATTATTTGAATAACTATTACTGTGAGAAGTGTGATGAGTACTATAAAGCGCATGAGGTAAAGATAATTGAAAGGGAAATCAAGATAAATCTCGTGAAAATCAGAATTGCCAAGAGGACCTATTTTATCGGGGAAATTGAATCCGGAGAGGAAGCGGTTGGAGTTTTTATTGGGGGAGAAGATTTAATTCTTGTGTCCTTTCCCGATGAGAAATGGCTTGCACCTGGCCATCTCAGAGATATTTTGATTGAGAAACTTGAAGTTCCAGAGGATAAGATAAAAAAGGTAGAAAAGGGTACATTGGAAAAAATCAATTTCAAATCCCATGTCATTCTTGGTGATGGAAACTCCAGAATAATACGTAAGGGTGATGTGGAGGAACTTCATCTCAAATCCAAAATTCCATCCTATTCGCTTATTTATTCCTTTAAAAGAGTTGAGCCCATCCATGTGTGTCCCAAATGTGGAAGCGTGCTTGTGGAGGGGAAAATTCCAGTTTTATTTGCAGAGGATGAGGAGGTGAAGATTCAGTTATCCTCCCCAAGCGGTTCTTATAAATTGCCTGTGCTACACTGCTCAAATTGTGGCCACATTGAGTACGGTGAGAAGATCATGGACTGTCCTGTGTGTGGAGGCATAATGGAGAGAAAATTCATGCTCAGACCTGAACTTGTTGCGGTCGGTGCATACGTACATGAATTACATCATCCTGTGGACCTGAGTTTTGTGCATATTCGCAGAGTGGGGGTGCAAAAGGCCATTGAAGGTATGTTGAGGCTCTCTCGGGGCTATTTCTTTAACCGCAGCATATTGCTCTCACATGATTTAATGAATGAACCAGATGAGGATGAGGAATGTGTGCTTTTGATGAAGAGGCGTGGAAAGATAAACGAGGAAGATTTGAGGAAGGTCAGAAAATTGAAATCGGTGGTTGAAAATATTGTGAGATACGTTGAAATTTACGGCCAGAGTGATGAGTACACCGATGTTGATTACTGGGCCCTGTGGAAGAACGAAGAGGTTAAGAGAAGCATTGTACAACTGGTCGAGAAGGGCAAAATCGAAGAGTCCTTTGACAGATTCTACAATTATGTGCTCCACGACATCTCACATTTTTATGTGCCTCTCAAAAGAAAGGATCCACTGGCCAGGAAATTGATTAAGGATATCCTGACGCTGCTCTATCCATATCTTCCTAAATTTGCAGCATCTTTGATGGAGAAATTGGGCATTGATCAAATCATTCTATCCTTTGAGGATTACCCTGAAATTGAGAGTGTTGAGGTTTTGAGGGATGTGATAACCCTTCTCAGGGAATACAGAGAGAGAAATAACATACCCCTGAGAGAGCCCCTTAAGAAAGTTGTTTTCGTGTCTGAGTATGCAGGCGATATAAACGATCTTAGACCCTATATTTTCAGGGTTGAGAATATTATTGCCCTGACCGCTGTAAGGGAATGGGAAGAGATGGAAATTGAGATAGAGCCCAATATTGAGGAGATAAGTGCAGCATACCGTGCTTGGGCTCCTAAGATATCGTTTCTGCTCCGGAGAAAGAACGTGAAGGAAGTTATGGATGCCATGGAAAAAGGGGGTTACACTCTTGGGGTGGAGGGTTTTCTGATAAAGATCACCCCAAAGATGGTGAGATACCTGAAAAAGGTGCCTGAGGGTTACGAGGAGTTAAAATCAAAATATGGGGAACTGTATGTTTACACCGAGAGAGATGCATCAACTAGGAGAATCCGGCTGGTTAAAGAGATTGTGCGGCGGATAAACAGCATGCGGAAGGATATAGAGATGGATTTTGATGATTTGGTTGATGTGAACATTTATGGTAACTCTGATGTAATAAAGATGGTAAAGGGGTACGAAGACGAAATCAAGCAACAGTGCCTAGCCAGAAATGTCGAGTACTACATTCCTGAGTATGGATACGTTGTTGAATGGCCCATTATGGGATATCGTATAATCATCGGGATAAACCCTCTGTTCAAGAAATGGGTCATCAAGGCTTTTAAGAGCATACCTGGAATTGATGAGTCCCGTGCAGAACTGTTGTTTAAGTTGGGATTCGGGAGCATATACGAACTTATGGAGACCAAACCCGAAGAGTTGGCAGAAATATCCGGAATACCGCTTAATATGGCCAGAAAGATAATTGACTATGTCTATTCCACGGCTTTCAAATCAAAGAAGGTAAAGGGTAGGGAATACTGCCCATTCTGTGGTGCGGAATTATCCCAAGAAGATGAGTTCTGCCCTCTTTGTGGTGCACCCATACGTGTGAAGATGAAAGAGAAAAGGATGAAGAGAGGCAACCTCTATCTGGTAATAGGGGATCTGCGAAAAATGATAGACAGTGTTCCAGAAGAGATTTTGAGCGAGAAGAAATTGCTCATTACGAAGGACAATCCTGAGGAGGTCAAAAAGGAGTACGACCTGAAAAACGTGCAAACTCTGTGGATCTCTTACGTTCCCTTTGGAAAAAGTATAAAGCCAAAGGAGATTGATAAACTTGAAAGTGAGATCATTAGATTTATAGAGAAGGGCGGGAAATTAATTCTGGCAGATTGCTTTGATTTGCTTCTGGCCATAAACCCTCTGGATTCTCTTATGGAAGTTCTCCGTAGGATAAAGGAGAAGTTGAAGGAGAAAAATGCGTATATGTTTTTCAACATAGAAGAAATTGAAAGCTTTGAACTTGAGAAGATAATGAAATATGTGGACGGAGAGATAAGATAG
- the asnS gene encoding asparagine--tRNA ligase has translation MFHKVEEVLSDDFIGKEVSLRGWIYRKRRMGKIIFVVLRDSSDIIQCVVEKKKIGSEKFKELDKVGVESSIILSGSVRKEARAPTGYEIDVNTIDIIGPSYMFPITKDKSDDFLLDNRHLWLRSREMNAILKIRHTVFGAIHDYFRETGYYEVQGPIFVTGAVEGGSTLFEVPYFGRKAYLTQSAQFYLETFIFSLEKVYTIAPSFRAEKSRTRRHLTEYWHAEAEAAWYHNDDMMKDEEELIVQIIQRVLDERRRELEFLNRDIKILENIEKPFIRMKYGELIEFAQNEGIDIEYGDDLGADEETAITVKFDKPIFVTHYPASIKPFYHRPDPENPEVVLCHDMLAPEGYGEIIGGGERIYKLDVLIQRMEEEGLNPENYYWYVDLRKYGSVPHAGFGLGVDRLVWWLAGLSHIKYAIPYPRTIRRTKP, from the coding sequence ATGTTTCACAAGGTGGAAGAGGTACTTTCAGATGATTTCATAGGAAAGGAGGTTAGCCTTCGGGGCTGGATTTACAGGAAGAGGCGCATGGGAAAGATCATTTTCGTGGTTCTCCGAGACTCTTCAGACATAATCCAGTGTGTTGTTGAGAAGAAAAAGATAGGTTCAGAAAAGTTCAAGGAACTTGATAAGGTTGGGGTGGAATCTTCCATAATACTCAGCGGTTCTGTAAGAAAGGAGGCCAGAGCTCCAACAGGATACGAAATTGATGTGAACACCATTGATATCATTGGGCCTTCATACATGTTTCCCATAACCAAGGACAAGAGCGATGATTTCCTCCTTGACAACAGACATCTCTGGCTAAGGAGCAGGGAGATGAACGCCATCCTTAAAATTAGGCACACCGTTTTTGGAGCCATTCATGATTACTTCAGGGAAACAGGGTATTATGAGGTACAGGGCCCCATATTCGTCACTGGTGCTGTGGAAGGGGGATCCACCCTATTTGAGGTTCCTTATTTTGGCAGAAAGGCATACCTCACACAGAGCGCGCAATTCTACCTTGAAACTTTCATATTCTCCCTCGAAAAGGTATATACCATTGCTCCCAGTTTTCGTGCGGAGAAGAGCAGAACGAGGAGACACCTCACAGAGTACTGGCATGCAGAGGCAGAGGCAGCATGGTACCACAACGATGATATGATGAAGGATGAAGAGGAACTCATAGTGCAAATAATTCAGAGAGTTTTGGACGAACGTAGAAGGGAACTTGAATTTCTAAACAGAGACATAAAAATCCTAGAAAACATAGAGAAACCTTTCATTCGTATGAAGTACGGGGAACTCATCGAATTTGCCCAGAATGAAGGAATTGATATTGAGTATGGCGATGATCTTGGAGCGGATGAAGAAACTGCAATAACAGTGAAGTTTGACAAACCTATTTTTGTAACCCACTACCCAGCATCAATAAAACCATTCTATCACAGACCGGATCCTGAAAATCCAGAGGTTGTTCTGTGCCATGACATGCTCGCTCCAGAGGGATACGGAGAGATCATAGGTGGAGGTGAGAGAATCTACAAACTGGATGTGCTTATTCAAAGGATGGAAGAAGAGGGGCTCAATCCTGAGAACTACTACTGGTACGTGGATCTTAGAAAATACGGAAGCGTACCCCATGCGGGATTCGGTCTGGGTGTGGATAGGCTTGTGTGGTGGCTTGCAGGATTATCACACATAAAATACGCCATACCGTATCCCAGAACAATAAGAAGGACAAAACCATAA
- a CDS encoding ABC transporter ATP-binding protein — protein sequence MSEENNGEVIIRVRNLKKYFELHAGMFKFWGEPIYVKAVDGINFDIHRGEILGLVGESGCGKTTTGRLLTRLEDPTEGNILFEGEDIAKLKGKQLKNYRRNVQMIFQDPYESLNPRFTVQKTVMEPLLIHGIGDTYDDRVEMVIKALEDAELRPAEEYLDRFPHELSGGQRQRVAIARALVLRPKFIVADEPVSMLDVSIRAGVMNLMLDLRERYGIPFLFITHDIAVSRYMSDKMAVMYLGKIVEMANSDDVVFNPMHPYTKALISAVPVPDPDHKHGRVEIKGEIPSPINLPPGCRFWPRCPYAQKGLCDVKEPPLVEIEPGHFVACHFAEKLASEGFDTELEKTNEIGKIEEETE from the coding sequence ATGAGTGAAGAGAATAACGGTGAAGTGATTATCCGTGTGAGGAACCTCAAGAAGTACTTTGAACTGCATGCAGGAATGTTCAAGTTCTGGGGTGAGCCCATATACGTTAAGGCCGTTGATGGAATAAACTTTGATATTCATCGTGGAGAAATTCTGGGTCTTGTGGGAGAATCCGGATGCGGTAAGACCACCACGGGCAGACTTCTCACAAGACTTGAGGATCCAACTGAGGGAAACATCCTCTTCGAGGGAGAGGATATTGCAAAACTGAAAGGTAAGCAGCTGAAAAATTACAGGAGAAACGTGCAGATGATATTCCAGGACCCCTACGAATCTCTGAATCCTCGCTTTACTGTGCAGAAGACTGTTATGGAACCCTTGCTTATACATGGTATTGGAGATACCTACGATGATAGGGTGGAAATGGTGATTAAGGCTCTGGAAGATGCAGAATTGAGACCTGCGGAGGAATACCTTGACAGGTTTCCTCACGAGTTGAGCGGAGGTCAGAGACAGCGCGTTGCCATTGCCAGGGCCCTGGTACTCAGACCAAAGTTCATAGTGGCTGATGAGCCCGTGTCCATGCTCGATGTTTCTATCCGTGCAGGCGTGATGAACCTTATGCTCGATCTGAGAGAGAGGTACGGTATACCATTCTTGTTCATAACACACGATATTGCAGTCTCCAGGTACATGTCAGATAAGATGGCTGTGATGTACCTCGGCAAGATAGTTGAAATGGCCAACTCGGACGATGTGGTCTTCAACCCCATGCATCCATATACAAAGGCACTGATTTCTGCTGTTCCTGTGCCAGATCCAGATCACAAGCATGGCCGTGTGGAAATCAAGGGAGAGATTCCAAGTCCCATAAACCTGCCTCCGGGGTGCAGATTCTGGCCTCGCTGCCCATACGCGCAGAAAGGCCTGTGCGATGTGAAGGAACCTCCTCTTGTGGAGATTGAGCCAGGACACTTTGTAGCTTGCCATTTTGCAGAGAAACTTGCCTCCGAGGGATTTGATACAGAACTGGAAAAAACAAATGAAATTGGGAAGATAGAAGAAGAAACAGAGTAA
- a CDS encoding ABC transporter ATP-binding protein: MARTLLDVRNLSIHYKIQAGWVYAVDGVSFKLEKGETMGLVGESGCGKTTTGYGITQLLASNAYIKEGSKVIFDRKDLVQVGTVPSKKFSGYRKIVEYHPEMRKYRWNRISMIFQGAMNAFNPVFKVGDQIIEAILTHKNVSEQEARKRVEELYKLVGIPVDRIDNYPHEYSGGMKQRAMIAMALALNPDLIIADEPTTALDVVTQDKILGEMARLQKEENVAMILITHDVSVVAEMAHKMAVMYAGHLVETGSTRQVFKETAHPYMEALLNAFPNIRGEKKRLKAIPGSPPDLANPPKGCRFAPRCPYAKDICLEKEPPVIEVAPGHYSKCHFAEELYGELGGGERNE, encoded by the coding sequence ATGGCGAGAACACTGTTGGATGTTAGGAACCTTTCGATACACTACAAGATTCAGGCTGGCTGGGTCTACGCTGTGGATGGTGTCAGTTTCAAACTTGAAAAGGGAGAAACCATGGGTCTTGTGGGAGAATCCGGATGTGGTAAGACCACGACTGGCTACGGAATAACCCAGCTTCTTGCCAGCAATGCATACATAAAAGAGGGCAGTAAGGTAATATTTGACAGGAAGGATCTGGTTCAAGTGGGTACAGTGCCAAGCAAGAAATTCTCCGGATATAGAAAAATTGTTGAGTATCATCCTGAGATGAGAAAGTACAGATGGAACAGAATCTCGATGATATTCCAGGGAGCCATGAATGCCTTTAACCCTGTTTTCAAGGTTGGAGATCAGATAATTGAGGCGATTCTCACCCATAAGAATGTGAGTGAACAGGAAGCGAGAAAGAGGGTTGAGGAACTATACAAATTGGTTGGTATACCCGTTGATAGAATTGACAACTATCCCCATGAGTACAGCGGAGGTATGAAACAGAGGGCTATGATTGCCATGGCCCTTGCTCTGAATCCTGATTTGATAATAGCGGATGAGCCTACCACGGCTCTGGATGTGGTTACTCAGGATAAGATTCTGGGTGAGATGGCCCGGCTGCAGAAGGAGGAAAATGTGGCCATGATACTGATAACCCACGATGTCAGTGTGGTTGCAGAAATGGCCCACAAAATGGCTGTTATGTATGCCGGGCACCTCGTTGAGACGGGTTCTACAAGGCAGGTATTCAAGGAAACCGCACACCCGTACATGGAGGCATTGCTCAATGCGTTCCCCAATATAAGGGGTGAGAAGAAGAGGCTCAAGGCCATACCCGGTTCTCCACCTGATCTTGCGAATCCACCCAAGGGCTGCAGGTTTGCACCTCGCTGTCCCTATGCTAAGGATATATGCCTTGAGAAGGAACCACCAGTGATTGAAGTTGCTCCCGGACACTATTCCAAGTGTCACTTTGCAGAGGAGCTTTATGGTGAATTGGGCGGGGGTGAGAGAAATGAGTGA
- a CDS encoding ABC transporter permease has protein sequence MVEVSKWDEMRRHMKRSLKQGWKLYSQSKYGIVGLSLILIFAIMAIFAPVLTPYTPQFEAPTEDALRTYLYAFNTTDQINGLVVGYTQLNTASPEAGDWIIINHGRTIQGVFVQNPKRVGEPEKTPWETTPLKFTLSLRSIPGISATETVQDMAFLSPSTSDLQYHYSGTGQDPNWDGELVFITQHHLVVYDLYNFKDPNYHRMLVKTLNYEPTWLTVDVTSSGDTTVPVEYSKSPVVVPSRFIAVGNAHNVDLYWYYYTYSNDSYMPSAQQSFRKVFNATYTDSIIFKPFLFFNDQLYNANLGKDQNVFVVPLQTKTLVYKGFDLHTFPMPFLTPGTLPIMPMPKIVVTEFNFALTAPPSFYAGSPDLGRNYIFLPVQENGVPKIYVMNTLGDSAGHVTIENAWTMDLGKGVATAAPFVSYAGGNYTVYASTYVKSEHTGYLYRFKKGVSDNSFYMYPFNHTKNGVIPLDSAIVRIDYVPENSELFLLTSNNDLYLLDLNQYERAGYLSVGKFTYYNNQTGKISVFPYPPGSKLTYYTYLGTLSGSKYSSSAAALDIYGVYYCNDTKTVGLVILKGESVLPLPPGHYPSGNWYILGTDDKGHDIWTWLVYGARVAFIVGILSAFFSVMIGTLYGVYSGYKGGLIDTLLMRFVDIMLTLPVLPILLILTSILGPSIWNIILVISALGWSGVARVIRAQTLSLKARPFVDAAKVAGASNTRIMLSHIFPNVLPFSFLYMTLGVAGAIISEASLSFLGLGDPKAISWGQMLYSIQTAGAVMYAWWWLLPPGLAITLISLGFYLVGRAFDEILNPRLRKR, from the coding sequence ATGGTAGAAGTTTCAAAATGGGATGAAATGCGAAGGCACATGAAAAGAAGTTTGAAGCAGGGATGGAAACTATACAGCCAGAGCAAATACGGTATAGTGGGATTATCCTTAATCCTCATATTTGCCATTATGGCCATATTCGCTCCCGTACTTACTCCATACACCCCTCAATTTGAGGCACCAACTGAAGATGCTCTAAGAACCTATCTCTATGCATTCAATACAACCGATCAGATAAACGGACTGGTGGTTGGTTATACTCAGTTAAATACCGCTTCTCCGGAAGCAGGGGATTGGATAATAATAAATCACGGACGGACAATTCAGGGTGTGTTTGTTCAGAATCCGAAGAGGGTTGGAGAGCCTGAAAAAACACCATGGGAGACAACTCCTTTGAAATTCACACTGTCTCTGAGGAGTATACCGGGAATTTCTGCCACTGAGACTGTGCAGGATATGGCATTTCTCTCGCCATCTACGTCTGATCTGCAGTACCATTACAGCGGTACTGGTCAGGATCCAAACTGGGATGGAGAGTTGGTTTTCATCACCCAGCACCATTTAGTCGTCTATGATTTGTACAATTTTAAGGATCCCAACTATCACAGAATGCTGGTTAAAACTCTCAATTATGAGCCCACCTGGCTCACGGTGGATGTTACCTCATCAGGAGATACAACTGTGCCTGTTGAGTACTCCAAGTCCCCTGTGGTTGTACCATCCAGATTTATAGCGGTCGGAAATGCTCACAATGTTGATCTTTACTGGTACTACTATACTTACTCCAATGACTCTTACATGCCATCAGCCCAGCAATCTTTCAGGAAGGTGTTCAACGCCACCTATACGGATAGCATAATCTTTAAGCCTTTCCTGTTCTTCAATGATCAGCTTTACAATGCCAATCTGGGGAAGGATCAGAACGTTTTTGTTGTACCTCTTCAGACGAAGACTCTGGTTTACAAGGGTTTTGATCTTCACACCTTCCCCATGCCATTCCTGACTCCTGGTACGCTACCCATCATGCCCATGCCAAAGATCGTGGTCACGGAGTTCAATTTTGCCCTAACGGCGCCACCATCATTCTATGCGGGCAGTCCTGATCTTGGTAGGAATTACATATTCCTCCCTGTTCAGGAAAATGGTGTTCCAAAGATCTATGTTATGAATACTCTGGGTGATTCTGCCGGGCATGTCACGATTGAAAACGCCTGGACAATGGATCTTGGAAAGGGTGTTGCCACGGCTGCTCCCTTTGTGAGTTATGCTGGTGGTAATTATACGGTGTACGCATCCACCTATGTGAAGAGCGAGCACACGGGTTACCTTTACAGGTTCAAGAAGGGTGTTTCGGATAACTCCTTCTACATGTATCCGTTCAACCATACAAAGAATGGGGTCATACCACTCGATTCTGCCATAGTGAGAATAGACTATGTTCCCGAGAACTCTGAACTGTTCCTTCTGACGAGCAATAATGATCTATACCTTCTTGATCTAAATCAGTACGAAAGGGCGGGATATCTAAGTGTTGGTAAGTTTACGTACTACAACAATCAGACAGGAAAGATTTCAGTGTTCCCCTATCCACCTGGAAGCAAGTTGACCTACTATACCTATTTGGGTACCCTATCTGGATCCAAGTACTCATCCTCTGCCGCAGCCCTTGATATATATGGGGTTTATTATTGCAATGATACCAAGACTGTGGGACTGGTTATTCTGAAGGGCGAGAGCGTTCTGCCTCTGCCCCCTGGCCATTATCCCAGCGGAAACTGGTACATCCTGGGTACAGATGATAAGGGTCACGATATATGGACCTGGCTTGTCTATGGTGCTAGAGTTGCATTCATAGTTGGTATCTTATCCGCATTCTTTTCGGTGATGATAGGTACGCTCTACGGCGTCTATTCTGGCTACAAGGGCGGGTTGATAGATACTCTGCTGATGAGATTTGTGGACATAATGCTTACATTGCCTGTGCTGCCCATATTGCTCATACTCACATCCATTCTGGGGCCCAGTATATGGAACATAATCCTGGTGATCTCCGCCCTCGGCTGGTCCGGAGTTGCTAGGGTTATACGTGCTCAGACCCTGTCCCTCAAAGCAAGACCCTTTGTGGATGCCGCCAAGGTGGCTGGAGCGAGCAACACGAGGATCATGCTCTCCCATATATTCCCCAATGTACTTCCTTTCTCGTTCCTCTATATGACCCTCGGTGTGGCAGGAGCGATTATATCTGAGGCATCACTGAGCTTCCTTGGTCTAGGAGATCCAAAGGCTATTTCTTGGGGACAGATGCTTTACAGTATCCAAACGGCGGGTGCAGTTATGTACGCATGGTGGTGGCTCTTGCCTCCAGGTCTGGCCATAACACTCATATCTCTGGGCTTCTACTTGGTTGGCAGGGCGTTTGACGAGATCCTTAACCCGCGCTTGAGGAAGAGGTGA
- a CDS encoding ABC transporter permease, translating into MAGLGPYLVKRLIQAAITVFVVTSLIWALFEAMPGDPTDPFYANPNLKASDVANMAVSFGLADKYIDTLTAQNFKLVPNSEIPNSDPNNTYYYTMLVYNRHPRAVSFTLNMDLKNTGIYVVSSPTEIHLNQVYLKTSSTERVPAEYKYYWHSYQSNLGRSIQTVGVLPKKYVYVLFEVPGKNAQLPQNLKVFNLYVVDKPLYERYVFFLKDMFTFNFGKSIIYNENVSTILAQRVPRTLLWFGLGTLITYGIGVPLGTYIAWRRGGAAEGAVVGASLFFYNMPSFWLGLIFLWIFSYTLGWTPIGKFASQGDTGPGSTCAVLGICPGNPFYVVVDYGWHLILPLTVIVLLGIAGVILLQRTSMLETMGEDYILTAKAKGLPEKVVRNKHARRNAELPIVTSFVLSLAYAIGGAVILEQIFSYYGVGYTYLQALMRQDFFLAGATLFIISLLVILGNILADILYGILDPRVRLQ; encoded by the coding sequence ATGGCAGGTTTAGGTCCTTACTTGGTGAAAAGATTGATTCAAGCAGCGATTACAGTATTCGTGGTGACCAGTCTTATATGGGCTCTCTTTGAGGCCATGCCTGGCGACCCGACTGATCCGTTCTATGCAAATCCTAATCTGAAAGCGTCGGATGTTGCCAATATGGCTGTATCTTTTGGACTTGCGGATAAGTACATTGACACTCTTACAGCTCAAAATTTTAAGTTGGTTCCGAACTCAGAGATTCCGAATTCTGATCCAAACAACACCTATTATTACACAATGCTGGTCTACAACCGGCATCCGAGGGCTGTGTCTTTTACCCTCAATATGGATTTAAAGAATACGGGAATTTACGTTGTTAGCTCTCCAACGGAGATACATTTGAATCAGGTTTATCTGAAAACATCCTCTACTGAAAGGGTTCCTGCAGAGTATAAGTACTACTGGCACTCTTATCAAAGCAATCTGGGTAGATCGATACAGACCGTTGGTGTGCTGCCAAAAAAATATGTGTATGTGCTGTTTGAGGTGCCAGGTAAAAATGCGCAGCTTCCACAGAATTTAAAGGTTTTCAACCTGTATGTTGTGGACAAACCTCTCTATGAAAGGTACGTGTTTTTCCTCAAGGATATGTTCACCTTTAACTTTGGAAAATCCATAATTTACAATGAAAACGTCTCCACGATCCTCGCACAGAGGGTGCCCAGAACACTTCTATGGTTTGGTCTTGGAACGCTGATAACCTACGGCATAGGTGTGCCTCTGGGAACGTATATTGCTTGGAGAAGAGGTGGTGCAGCCGAAGGAGCGGTTGTTGGTGCCAGTTTATTCTTCTACAACATGCCTTCCTTCTGGTTGGGTTTAATATTCCTGTGGATATTCTCCTACACCCTGGGCTGGACGCCAATAGGTAAGTTTGCAAGTCAGGGGGATACCGGCCCGGGTTCTACCTGCGCCGTACTTGGAATTTGCCCTGGAAACCCGTTTTATGTGGTTGTTGATTATGGATGGCATCTTATCCTACCTCTAACGGTTATAGTGCTTCTGGGTATTGCTGGAGTGATTCTTCTGCAGAGAACTTCGATGCTTGAAACAATGGGGGAGGATTACATCCTTACAGCCAAGGCGAAGGGTCTGCCTGAGAAGGTTGTCAGAAATAAGCATGCTAGGAGGAACGCGGAGTTGCCCATAGTGACATCCTTCGTTCTCTCTCTTGCCTATGCAATAGGTGGTGCTGTTATACTGGAGCAGATATTCTCCTATTACGGTGTGGGTTACACCTATCTTCAGGCTCTGATGAGACAGGACTTCTTCCTTGCAGGTGCAACGTTGTTTATAATATCTCTGCTGGTCATATTGGGGAACATTCTCGCCGATATACTCTACGGTATACTTGATCCAAGGGTGAGGCTTCAATAA
- the hpt gene encoding hypoxanthine/guanine phosphoribosyltransferase, whose translation MKLLKESLRNAPVIMKGNYPYFIHPLTDGIPEIDPAVLKDAVNEIIKVIDIDNFDKIVAVEAMGLPIGVALSMELTKPMTVIRKRPYGLPGEVEVEQHTGYSRGKLYINSITSEDRVLLVDDVLSTGGTITAVVNGIRRIGAEISDIVVVVNKNKDLGALERKIGYKIKTIVNIEIVDGRVKVLD comes from the coding sequence ATGAAACTTCTAAAGGAATCTTTGAGAAATGCTCCTGTCATAATGAAGGGCAATTATCCCTATTTCATTCATCCCCTGACAGATGGGATTCCAGAGATAGACCCTGCAGTTCTCAAGGATGCTGTGAATGAGATAATAAAGGTTATAGACATTGATAATTTTGATAAGATTGTTGCAGTGGAGGCCATGGGTTTACCTATCGGTGTGGCTCTTAGCATGGAACTCACAAAACCTATGACGGTGATAAGAAAACGTCCATACGGCTTGCCGGGAGAGGTTGAAGTAGAGCAGCATACCGGCTATTCCAGGGGTAAACTTTACATAAATTCCATAACCTCTGAGGATAGAGTGCTCCTTGTGGATGATGTCCTCAGCACGGGGGGTACAATAACTGCTGTTGTTAACGGGATAAGGAGAATAGGTGCAGAGATAAGTGATATAGTGGTCGTGGTGAACAAGAACAAGGACCTAGGAGCCCTGGAGAGGAAAATAGGGTATAAAATAAAAACCATAGTGAACATAGAAATAGTGGATGGAAGGGTGAAGGTTTTGGATTAG